From the genome of bacterium:
TGTCTCGAAAAAGATATCTTGTTCTCCGTTGAAGTCAACTCTTCCTGCAAAGCCAGAAAGTTCTGATTCGCTTTAAGGTCAGGATAATTCTCTACTACGAGAAAAAACTTTCCCATAGCGCCGCTCAAAGAACTTTCTGCCTTGGCTTTATCTCCCATACTCTGGGCGCCCATTGCACTGCTTCTTGCTTTTGTAATATTTTCCAATGTATCTCTTTCATGCTGCATATATCCCTTTGCAGTCTCTATTAAATTCGGGATAAGATCATGTCTTCGCTTTAATTGGACATCAATCTGCGACCAAGCATTTTTCACCTGATTCCTCAAACCCACGAGCGCATTGTAAATTCCTACGAAAGAAAAAACAGAAGCAAAAACTAATCCAAACACAATCCCCCAAATAATCCCCACGGACATTTTTTCCTCCTTTCTTATTTTTAAAAAACTATTCTTTTTCCCCGAACATATCTTTAAGCAAATCCAAAACGCGATTACCCTTATCAAAAGAGCCTATTTTGATAATTTCTTCAAGCTCTCCCTTGTCAAACCAGAGCCCGTCTCCCTTCCTGCATTTATCTATGCATACTTTTTCATCCAACCCGCAAAGAACTTTTTCCATTCTCTTTGAACATATAGGACATTTCCTCGCCTTTTCTTTTGTATTCTTGTCTACTTGGAAAGAAATAAGGAACTTATCCTTTTCCGTAGAAGTCCCAAGCAAAAGCTCCAATTCTCCCCCGTCAAGCCACATGCCTCCACAGAAAATACAATGGTCTATCTCTATTTCCTGAAGCTCCAAAACGAGCATCGGCTCTTTACATGCAGGACAATTCATTCATTTCTCCATTTAATAATTCTCAACAAAAACCTCATAATAACTCTGTGGATGCGCGCAGGCAGGACATATCT
Proteins encoded in this window:
- a CDS encoding LemA family protein, which encodes MSVGIIWGIVFGLVFASVFSFVGIYNALVGLRNQVKNAWSQIDVQLKRRHDLIPNLIETAKGYMQHERDTLENITKARSSAMGAQSMGDKAKAESSLSGAMGKFFLVVENYPDLKANQNFLALQEELTSTENKISFSRQSYNDQVLFFNNKIQMVPSNIVAGMFNFKSEEFFELEDQKEKAVPKVDFSS
- a CDS encoding zf-TFIIB domain-containing protein, with translation MNCPACKEPMLVLELQEIEIDHCIFCGGMWLDGGELELLLGTSTEKDKFLISFQVDKNTKEKARKCPICSKRMEKVLCGLDEKVCIDKCRKGDGLWFDKGELEEIIKIGSFDKGNRVLDLLKDMFGEKE